The genomic DNA ttaattttaattctctctaataaattatatcttccacataagaaaattttaaaattaaaattcttttaaatttaatgggggccggccacctaagcttaggttcaagctagggtcggccacccatgaaccaaggcttggccgaccctagcttgaaccacaagctagcttggccggcccctatatcatgggtacgaaggtgggtataggtgggtatagtactctataaataagaggctacgatagggaccgagaggaggaattggttttggtctcccgataaaattaagcatcccgtgttcgccccgaacacacaacttaattttatcaataataattcattccactagagaactattattgaactaccgcaccaatcccaaattacatttttgggctccttcttattatgagtgtgttagtctccccgtgtttaagatgtcaaatgtccactaattaagtgagttactgacaactcatttaattaatatcttcatccaagaatagtaccactcaaccttatcgtcatgtcggactaagtccacctgcagggtttaacatgataatctttatgagctcatcttggggacattatcaacctagattactaggacacagtttccttctataatcaacaacatacactataagtgatatcatttcccaacttatcgggcttattgattcatcgaactaactctctaccattgataaattaaagaaataaatatcaaatatatgttcttattattatattaggattaagagcacacacttccataataattgaggtatttgtttctttataaagtcagtataaaagaaacaacctctaatggtcctactcaatacactctaagtgtactagtataattatatagtcaagataaactaatttctaattacactacgaccttccaatggtttgttcctttccattttggtcgtgagctactgtttataatttataaggtattgataacatcatcttctgtatgtggcaccacatactatgttatctacaatataaattaattgaacaactacaactaaatgtagaaaatttgaccaaatgtgattctttattcaaaataaatgtttacaaaagcttaggctttcagtatacactctaacactggcaccggtccaatttcaaaagcttcgtaccgaatgtctccagtagagctaaaagagttacaagaacaacttcaggagctactggacaagggtttcatccgccctagtcattcaccctagggagctccagtgttgttcgttaagaagaaagacggatctatgcggatgtgcatagattatagagcgctgaacaaagtgacaattaagaacaagtaccctcttcccagaatagatgatctatttgatcagttaaagggggcaacagtgttctctaagatagacctgcgctctgggtaccatcagttgaaggtgaaagaaagtgatatacccagaacagctttcaggaccagatatggacactacgtgttcgtagtcatgccttttggagtgactaatgcacttgCGATCTTCATGGTttaatgaacagggtgttcagagaataccttgacaaatttatcatcgtgttcatcgacgacattctgatctattcaagaaccttagaggagcatgacacgcacttgagaatagtactgcagacccttcagcaaaagaagctttatgctaaattctcaaagtgcgagttctggttagagaaggtggcatttctaggtcacatcatttctaaagaaggcatccaggtggatcctgccaaagtagaagcggtcaacaactgcagtagacccaagaacgccagggagatcagaagcttccttggtttagctggatattacagaaagtttgtggaggacttttccaggatagtctctccactaacagccctaactaggaagaataagaagtttgaatggtcagacaaatatgAGCAaggtttccaagcattgaagaaaagactggccaatgctcccattctgactgttccagagagtgataagagttttgacatatacagtgatgcttccaagataggTCTTGGAGTTGTTATCATGCAAGAGGGGAAAGTTATAACTTATGCTTCCAgataactcaaagactatgagaagaactaccccactcatgatcttgagctggcagctatggtctttgcactaaaactctggcgacattatttgtatggagttcagtgcagaatcttcaccgaccatcagagtttgaagtatttctttacccagaaagacttaaacatgagacaacgcaggtggctagagttggttaaagattatgactgtgaaatcctctaccaccccggtaaagctaacaaagtggtggatgcactaagccgaaaatcTAGTGCAACTctgatgcccttgtcatcattagcactgccactgcagaaggaactgtCAGACTTTAGAGTCGAAATTGttgatgggcaactctctgcattgaccttagagtcaaccctgcttgaggatatacagagaaagcaaagtgaagatccagatatccagaagatcaagcaagggatacaaaaagaagaaaattcagagtttcgagtatcagacagtggaatcctctatcaggggatccgcctttgtgtccccaataatgaggaattgagaaagaaaattctagaagaAACTCACAGTACACCAttactacaacaaaatcgctcatagacatcagtggaacaacaacggttttaggctaaaaccgatgtctttgagtattttactcCGGGTTTTCTAAAaactggtgtctatgagcgcagattttcactcatagacatcggttttttagctggtgtctatgagcaccttttttttttgttaatagacatcggttttaacagcggtttttaaaacccgatgttaatgaacaaaaaataataatttaattttttcaccggccaaaatttacaacacttcacaaaattccctccaaacctaaaccaatatctgtgccccttctctcagcctaaacctaaacctcagcctcatctccctcttccccttccgccGCCTCGCCCTCGGAGATCTCGCCGTCGCCGTCCCCTTCGTCTGCAAGTCCTGGTACCGCGCCTCCCTCGACCCTAGCTGCTGGCGCCGCCTCAACTTCCGCTCCCTCGATTTCACGCCCTGGAGCCCTTTCTCCCGCGCCTTTGCGCTCCGCTACCGCCTCCACTCCCCCCTCTCCTTCTCCGCCTTCCTCCGTTTCACCCTCCACCGATCCCGCGGCGTCGTCGACCAACTCGCCTTCCCCCTTTCCACTACCGTCTCCATCCACGACCTCGCCTATGCCTCTGTCAAGTGAGTCTACGCCTCCTTCTGGTTTCGTCGCCCTCATCGCTCACTACCTGTTCGACGAATTTGCTCATCGATTATTAGCACAGATGCCCGAGATTGAAGGCGCTGGCTTTGCCGGACAACCTGATGCTGGAGGACGACCTTCGAATCCCGGAGCTGGTGCGGCGGTGGAAGGATCTGGAGCATCTGGAGATGGAGATAGTTGGCATCTTCGCCCCGCCCATCCTCTCTTCCTCGCGCTCCTGCAATCCGTCCTTTGCTATCCCCATCTCCCTCCCCAAACCTTTGTCTTTCGCCACCTCTTCCCTCCCGCGCCTTCACTCACCTCCCTCGCGAAACCCGGGGCCTTTCCGTGCCCAAGTTAGTGTCTCCGCTGCTCAGAAGACGAAAGATAGGTTTCCAGCCGACCTCATTGTGACAGAGACCAAAGGGCCTCACTCCACTGTCTGTACCTTTCCTTTTTCTACCTTCTAAATCGTTTTTACTTCTAATTGATCTGATAGTCAAGTGGAAGTGGTAGTCTTGCTTCAAGGCTATAATTTTCTTACTTTCTACCTATCTTCTCGTATAATTTGGAAATATGTTTGTGTGTTCATCTGGCAATTGAAATGAAGATGCAATCTTGCTTCAAGGCTATAGCTTTCTTGCTATCTCTCTTCCCCTTGCCTGAGTGCATTCAATCGATTGTTAGTCCTACAAGTTCACGAGAATCAATTTGTCCAGGAAGTATGGTTATGTCAATTCCCTGATAGCTCATCTTATTTGCAGATTAAGATAAGCGTAGAAGTTCCTCCAGCAATAAGCCAAGAATGTTACGGAGAAGTCTTAGATGAATTTTCTAAGAAGGCAAAGGTATTATTTTCAGTATGCAGTCATTTAAGGGGTCTATTACTGTTACAGGATGAATAGGAATTCATCTGTAGGAtaattttgtacttaaattgttttCCATTTTCTGTTTTGATCATTATCACTCTATAGTAATCAGAAAAATTTGAATATGCTACCTAACTTTTACTAAGCCCTCTGGGCTCTGACATATACTAatctatatttcttctttctttctttggaaTGTCAAGGAATTCAATATTGTTCTCCCCTTTTATCTTTTCATCTGATCCAAGTTTGTTGACAGTTATGTTTTCCAGTACCTGCTATTTACTTATTTCCACTTAAAGCATGATTGGAATTGCTTGTACTGGGGTTTAGTCATTTctatgctgaactaaagttgaggGAAGACCATGCTAAGTAAAAATGGCCTTTTAAATGTCACTGGAAGCTTCTTCTCTTTTTCTACCTTCTGTCTCTAGTACTAGATTCTAATTCCTTTATCTACCTTTTCTTCTTGAATACTCATTATTGAAGTAGTATGTTGTGATGCCATGCAATTCCTGATAAAAAACCTTATTCATACAGGTTCCTGGCTTTCGGCAGGGAAAGAAAGTTCCAGAAAATATTCTTCTAAACTACATTGGTAGACAGAACATTCAACAAGCTGTAGTTGAGGCAACTTTGAAAAAAACTCTTCCACATGCTATGTCTTCCGTACGTGAACATAACATTAGCTTGCCAACTTGTAGTAGAAGGCAGTCATTTATCCATCCAATATTATGACAAATTTCTGTTGAAATAACGGGTAGAGATTGTTGTCATACTTTTTTATGAATCCACTAGCATAAATCTTTTAATTGGTAGAAATTACCTTCAATGTCATTATTGTTTTAAGTGCCAATCCCTAGAAGTGGCAATGGGCATGGGCTGAGCGAGATGTGGCCAGCCCGCATTCCATGCTTAATATCACGCCGGCTTAGAAATGAATGGGCTGGGTTAGGTTAATCTAGTCTTGAGTTGGCGCGACAAGTAGGTTTGGAAAGTTTAGCGTGCATGACATGCAAGACTAAAGCTagtatggtgcacttttataccttacaacaacaaccaaaccttatcccactaggtgtggtcgactatatggatcattttacgctagctctatctcctactatatatgGATTGTTTAATTGGTTTTGAAGGACATCTATTGCAAATGCTCTTTTCGTGAAaacctcttctttttttttttcctgaaaCTTGTCTCTTCTTCTCGCTTCAAATCTTTATTGTTCTTGATGGTTTCTTGAGATTATCCTGTCGTTTTgcctttctttctttaatttcaaTGACAAAGAGAATAGCCAGTTTGATGACTTGGTATCGTTCTTAGCATCTTTAGAATTGTGACATCGCTGCGTTTCCTCTATAAAGAAATGCCGttttgttttgtgtaggatattcTCGGACGTTGCTGTGGATGTAACGATTTATGTGGATGGCCAATCGTTCCTATTGCACAAGGTATACATTCTTAAACTGGCTCTGCAGACATATCATGATATTGTTTTTCATAACTTCCTTTTCAATTTTTGCATATTGTTGTCCAAGTTCCCTCTGGTTTCACGAAGTGGAAAAATCTGGAAAATGGTAGTTGAATCCAGGGAGCCAGACCTTTCCAGATTAGAGCTTCATGAGGTACCTGGGGGAGCTGAAGCATTTGAACTCGCCGCTAAGTTCTGTTACGGGACTAACTTCGAGATCATGGCGAGTAATGTTGCCCAACTTCGTTGCATTGCCGAGTATCTGGAAATGACTGAACAATATCAAGAACGCAACCTAATCGTCAGAGCAGAGGCGTTCTTAAACGAGGTTGTGTTTCAAAGCCTCGAAAAGTCCCTGGAAGTTTTATCTTCATCTAATGATTTGTCTCCCATAGTCGACGAGGTCGGTATAGTGAATCGATGCATAGATGCAATCGTGATCAACGCTAGCAAGGAGCAATTGGTTTCTGGTTTAGCTCACTTAGAATGTGATAGCAGATCAGGAAAATTAATGATGCATTGTCAGGACTGGTGGGTGGAAGACCTTTCTGTGCTAAAAATTGATCTTTATCGACGAGTTATCGCTGCAATGAGGAGAGCTGGTGACTACGTATATTCTTGATGTTTATTTGTTCCCATTCTATAACCTCTGCTGGTTCTTAGGCAGTATTTTGTTACTTTCTCCTATAAACATGATGTCTTGAGTTTGTGAGTCAGTGATTATATGCAGTCTTAGCATTTCTTTATCTATGATCATATTTTTTCTCAGGTTTGTTGATAAGTCTGTGCATATGTTTGATCAACGTAACCTAACTTCTGGTGGTGTTGGTGCACCAGTACACAAACTTGATGGTCACAAGGTTGCTGTTCTCTATGTTCAGGCAtgttatattactatattattagCATTGGAATACTTCTGTTAATTGCTGCTATAACTTACTGTCCTTTTGACTTTATTCCAGTGGTTTCTTGACAAAgcatcaatttttagaagagttgCTGAGGATGGCTTCCTCAATATATGGGATTATGAAGGTATTTGTTTATCTATAATGAAGGTTTTGGAAAGTCATTTTCCCATATATTTTTTTGAAGCAAGTCTTTAAAGACAATAGAGGACCACACTCATCTTCTGTCCATGTGATGATGGCATTCATGCTCAACACTAAAGGCATTTTTTTTGGTGAAATAAGCATCACTGCAATCTTCCATCGCCTCTATTGTCggggttgttaattttaatataattaaccttTATCATGTTAATCGTGATGTGTTTGTCTTAATTATTTGGGCTTAACTATATGGATCTTATCTTTCTATTGAGCTATATGCAATATTTTATCACTAGGAATATTGTAATTAATTGATATTAGCTCTGAGTGTACAACCTACATTaacttttttggatttttcaggttaaattatttatatcctatcaaaaaaaattatgaggagataaataaacaaattttacATTCCAACTTTTGCCAAAATCTATACTGACAATTTTATTTCCACAAATGGAATTAGGGCAGTATATTTCACTATATGCCCACATCAGGCTACATCAAAAGTTCATAAGTACTTGTTTGTGTTCTTGATTCAATGGGGGTTTTAATGCATTAGTGAATACAGTTTTTTTCCAATAGATATTGTCCTTTCTGATAGTTTGGCTTTCATATGCCTTCTCTACACCTGTCAACATCCACACTTCCAATCAAAACTTGACACTCTTATTTGATAGCATGTAAATCTTTACAAAAAGCATTAGATGTTTTGTTTCACAAGAGTGAAAACTAGTTGCTTCTACTTAATATGTACATGGTTTATGCATATGGCTTAggtgaaaaggagaaaagaacccacacaaattgggacgaatttagctctgacatagcatgtacagtagcttagggatgaccttaagcaattcacacaacataaaacacatgaattaaacaacccatattaattgacctacatcccattaaagaaaatttatatgTTGACTTAAGCAATCCTTATGCAACCATTAATGAGTGTAGCATTCTCTCATTTCATAAGCTTATATGGTTGCTTTATTCGCCTAAAATAAgttacaaaccggatgctatgcttttgttacaaaccagatactagttggagactaaatgattgcctaagaagaaatgaattagagattaggagctgcagtgagtagagtggctggataaactatcttaaatggtaaccttaggattaaagtattgattacatttttttaacctgctcaacttcctctaaatatctaacacattgatactcgaatttaacctaacctattaagataaatgggtaatcaaacctaaagggtacccattaccatatttagctataccaatgaatttcaagttcaactagaaGTAAGAGTGAGTGTCTATATGTTTGTGGGTACCTCAAGAATAGGGAACTCTTTGTTTTTTTGATTTAACCCCTCTTCATTATTTTACTCACCTCTTTTGTTTTCACctatattcatgtttttcattaatcagatagagacacctaactacattatttaggctacaagctcgacctctaccacatggctatagggaggaaatgatcatgttgatccctaatcttatccctagccgatcattaaacattaaatgtgtgggaatttactagaatctactcctacatgaagcaaatgaataaaaactacaagtaaagttTACCGACCTTGCTATGACTTCAGAAGAACATGTTGAATTTTCCATGTATGCTGGCCTTTAATATAGAGGGCTAcaagaggattatatcttaggtcaagacactccaaatccatcataaaccaaagggaaaatagtttctacttactagaggattgaatggacccaaaaggaagctctaacttgctgttttgggtgctgaactaaggaggcagctgccttcttgccgcattccttgctgctgtggttggtagcagaaatcacagaaaatagggggcttagtgcaggatattcaggataccaagatggcatcagaggtagtacaataaatagtatatctcttcatcagaggtagctttgttcttctatgcttcactagatttgttgtgtagtcatatttctttgttcaaccattatcatgcctagtaagttgttgtatgatgttgtcggttcttatcaatctgtacacttgaattagaaggagcaaattatctatgttatattctaagcagcatatactaagtgtcatatatgaatgttttagattctatgttatattcgttatcttgcacagcagcctttaaaaactcagtattctattttatttaatacatgtacacatttgttttagttatttgacatatggtggatttatgtgtttttacagtttacaaatctcaagtactccagagttgaaattgatgaagtgcggttcgagtgggctgaatgcatgctagattacatttgaagtgcggttctaccttgatgtgttaaaagaatgttctaccttgattttgatatctattagctagcttttgatgtaaaaagaatgtttgggtattttatggatattgttgtaagaagattatttatataatttgtaaatatttgtgtattttatggatattattgaatgaagaatatttgtataatttgttaatatttgtatatttttttatgttattgtcggtttttcattgtttcggaaatcaaatttgtgctgttaaaaaatatacatattacatcggttttccaccgctgcaaaaccggtgttattaactaatattacatcggtcattgaccgctgccaaaactggtgttattaacatacaatattacatcggttttacaccgttgatgaaacgatgtcgttaagtgatactacaccggttaataaccgattcgaaaactggtgtcgttaagtgatactacatcggttttaacccgatgtctaaaatggcagacttttaacatcggcttcatagacatcggtcgaaaatgaaatagacaccggtggaaaaccgatgtctatgaaggtttttgttgtagtgcatactccatgcatcctggttccgccaagatgtatcaagatttgaagtagagattctggtggtctggactcaagagagatgttgcaaaatatgtcagcacctgccttacatgccagagagtcaaagcagagcaccagagaccaggaggagtcctacaacccctcCAATTAccggagtggaagtgggaagaaatatccatggactttataacaggtcttccaagaaccaccaatgggtacgatgcgatatgggtgatagtggacaggttgacaaagtctgcccattttctagccatcaaggtgtcccactctatagagcagttgacatagctatatgttaaggaagtgattagacttcatggagtcccgaagtcgattgtttccAATAGggatgggtgcttcacctctcatttttgggagtgtgtccagaatgcattaggcaccaaactcaagttcagcacagccttccatccctagactgatggacagacagaatgagtaaatcagattttagaagacatgctccgggcttgtgcattagattttaagggtagttggtgcaagtatctgtacttagctgaattcgcctacaacaatagctaccaggccagtatcaagatggcaccttaagAGGCACTGTATGGtcgaaagtgtagatcacccatttgctggcaagaagcaggtgaaaggaaagaaatggaagtggagctgggcattcagacagagatgatagatgagaccactcaggctatccagaagattagacagagaattgagactgcccagagtaggcagaaaagttat from Zingiber officinale cultivar Zhangliang chromosome 4A, Zo_v1.1, whole genome shotgun sequence includes the following:
- the LOC121972622 gene encoding BTB/POZ domain-containing protein At5g48800-like → MTWIFSDVAVDVTIYVDGQSFLLHKFPLVSRSGKIWKMVVESREPDLSRLELHEVPGGAEAFELAAKFCYGTNFEIMASNVAQLRCIAEYLEMTEQYQERNLIVRAEAFLNEVVFQSLEKSLEVLSSSNDLSPIVDEVGIVNRCIDAIVINASKEQLVSGLAHLECDSRSGKLMMHCQDWWVEDLSVLKIDLYRRVIAAMRRAGDYVYS